A single genomic interval of Melioribacteraceae bacterium 4301-Me harbors:
- a CDS encoding response regulator, which translates to MRLSVRLLIFAFVIVLFVSVASLFIFYSLTSKLLTDRQTQDVLNSANDFVFAFQNSIEKVDEDFHKIYTAAQSINKLNLDSTSIDFVFALINDSLIDKKNFQVKKSAYLNISVNTISQFFNQNQSAVLRYQQIPKGNIVYYGKIINSIFLDELSQKIRAEIALLNNNIPVELSHENKTQNYLLGIIEAAKYLKYKNNFDLYTNELENVDLAATFYNPKLLLTPGAKISFIIFKPFEAVVQLKATLRMVMIIIVLTGSALTFIFLLLFTVKLRKQISLIGEVVSLTSKGEFDSRVKVISKDEIGRLGAAFNKMLDEISRSKKIEKDYSDFITLINQNPTLKEISDATLSKIIKTSGLTFGALYVLEGKELNLAASFGVGKEVFDQKKIVDFYNNVVENKEPLEFKFNDNFPEVRTGIAVIKIKYLLVYPIVYNKRVIAVLELASDSEPANNIKEYIVSIQEQLAIGLTNAIALKQLEDLVNKLKKLNEEYQKQNEQISEQNEQLKILHNQLKEKADELDVQRKNALELTKVKSQFLASMSHELKTPLISVLGLTELMLKDELLTSKTKERLNIILRNGKRLLTLINNILDFSRLESGKIEVKKETFLLSDLIEEVEISVENLALEKKLEYIVQLPREYDLLINTDKFKLEQVLINLLTNAVKFTEKGFVKLKVELSENDSIIFSVEDSGIGISEANLQNIFDEFKQADSGISRKYGGVGLGLTICKKYIELMGSNLNVKSKVNEGSSFYFKLDDVLVDKIVKVNEKFLKAEIIKDTEQTSQLEIVIINHNKEISKLISDYLNSYNFRTYVFSSFNDGVLSSAKLQPHTIVMETAVNDGNCWNAIVNLKKSPLTEKANIIIISILEKEKVGWAFNADEYLISPVELNKFKSAIESYENLTQKKVKEIWSLIENENELILIRNFLGEKCKLVNFESEKNLLERIDSCTADMFLFDLIYKSNSIFSLFLKIEQKRTIRDIPKLIKINELITPQNVKELNESFNKVASKTKNHPLDILKVIRDKVGIKEEQVEKRVMHELASLRKNKNETYENAFEQRPKVLVVDDDRDTLFTIGEILKELNYDVIFAHDGLECLLILNHTEPDLILLDIMMPQMDGFETIKRIKTDHKEKNFPIIALTAYAMLDNKNVIEKNGFNDLITKPIDTGILAQKVRKYINVKVKQL; encoded by the coding sequence ATGAGACTTAGCGTTAGACTTCTGATTTTTGCTTTTGTAATAGTATTGTTTGTCTCCGTTGCATCCTTGTTTATTTTTTATTCATTAACTTCTAAACTTTTGACCGATAGACAAACACAGGATGTTTTAAATTCGGCTAACGACTTTGTTTTTGCATTCCAAAATTCAATTGAAAAAGTCGATGAGGATTTTCATAAGATCTATACCGCAGCGCAAAGCATTAATAAATTGAACTTAGATTCAACATCAATAGATTTTGTCTTTGCATTAATTAATGATTCGTTAATTGATAAAAAGAATTTTCAAGTAAAAAAATCAGCTTATTTAAACATAAGTGTAAATACAATATCACAATTTTTTAATCAAAATCAGAGCGCTGTTCTTAGATATCAACAAATTCCTAAAGGAAATATCGTTTACTACGGAAAGATAATTAATTCTATTTTTTTGGATGAACTATCTCAAAAGATAAGAGCAGAAATAGCCTTGCTTAATAATAATATTCCAGTTGAACTTTCTCATGAAAATAAAACTCAAAATTACCTTTTAGGCATTATTGAAGCAGCAAAATATTTAAAGTACAAGAACAATTTTGATCTTTACACTAATGAACTTGAAAATGTTGACTTAGCTGCTACATTTTATAACCCGAAATTGTTACTGACGCCTGGTGCAAAAATAAGCTTTATAATTTTTAAACCGTTTGAAGCAGTGGTTCAACTTAAAGCTACTCTTCGTATGGTAATGATTATCATTGTTCTTACTGGCAGTGCATTAACTTTTATTTTTTTACTTTTATTTACAGTTAAACTTCGTAAGCAAATTTCACTTATAGGCGAAGTTGTTTCATTGACAAGTAAAGGTGAATTTGATAGCAGAGTTAAGGTTATTTCGAAAGATGAAATTGGACGGCTTGGAGCCGCTTTTAATAAAATGCTGGATGAAATAAGTCGTAGTAAAAAAATTGAAAAGGACTATTCAGACTTTATTACACTTATAAATCAAAATCCCACGTTAAAGGAAATTTCTGATGCAACACTTTCAAAGATTATTAAGACCAGTGGTTTAACTTTTGGTGCTCTCTATGTGTTGGAAGGCAAAGAACTAAATTTAGCGGCTTCATTCGGCGTGGGCAAAGAAGTCTTTGATCAAAAAAAAATTGTTGATTTTTATAACAATGTTGTAGAAAATAAAGAACCATTAGAATTTAAGTTCAACGACAATTTTCCGGAAGTAAGAACAGGAATAGCAGTAATAAAAATTAAGTACTTATTAGTTTACCCAATAGTTTATAATAAAAGAGTAATAGCAGTTTTAGAACTGGCATCAGACAGCGAGCCAGCTAACAACATAAAAGAATATATCGTAAGCATTCAAGAACAATTGGCAATTGGTTTGACAAATGCCATTGCATTAAAACAGCTTGAAGATTTAGTTAATAAGCTTAAAAAGCTTAACGAAGAATATCAAAAACAAAATGAACAGATTTCAGAACAAAATGAACAATTGAAAATTCTCCATAATCAATTAAAAGAGAAAGCAGATGAACTTGATGTGCAAAGAAAAAATGCTTTGGAGCTTACAAAGGTTAAATCGCAGTTTTTGGCTAGTATGTCCCACGAACTAAAAACACCTTTAATATCAGTATTAGGCTTAACAGAACTAATGCTTAAAGACGAATTATTGACCTCTAAAACTAAGGAAAGATTAAATATAATTTTGCGTAATGGGAAAAGACTGCTGACCCTTATAAACAACATACTCGATTTTTCTCGTTTGGAGTCAGGCAAAATTGAGGTAAAAAAAGAAACTTTCCTTTTAAGCGATTTGATTGAAGAAGTTGAAATTAGTGTGGAAAATTTAGCATTAGAAAAAAAACTTGAGTATATAGTTCAATTACCTCGTGAATATGATTTGCTGATAAATACAGATAAATTTAAGCTGGAACAAGTTCTTATAAATCTGTTGACCAATGCAGTTAAATTTACTGAAAAAGGATTTGTAAAATTAAAAGTGGAATTAAGTGAAAATGATTCTATAATTTTTTCTGTTGAAGATTCTGGTATTGGTATTTCAGAGGCTAATTTGCAAAACATTTTTGATGAATTTAAACAAGCCGATTCTGGTATATCGAGGAAATACGGCGGTGTGGGATTAGGCTTAACAATATGTAAAAAGTATATTGAACTGATGGGGAGCAACTTAAATGTAAAAAGCAAAGTTAATGAGGGTTCGTCTTTTTATTTTAAATTGGATGATGTGTTAGTAGATAAAATTGTTAAAGTAAATGAGAAATTTTTAAAAGCAGAAATAATAAAAGACACGGAACAAACCTCTCAATTAGAAATTGTAATTATCAATCATAATAAAGAAATATCTAAACTTATTTCAGATTATTTGAATTCCTATAACTTTAGAACGTATGTTTTCTCATCCTTTAATGATGGTGTTCTCTCATCTGCCAAACTTCAACCACATACAATTGTAATGGAAACAGCTGTTAACGATGGTAATTGCTGGAACGCTATAGTTAATCTGAAAAAAAGTCCACTTACGGAAAAGGCAAATATTATCATAATATCGATATTAGAAAAAGAAAAAGTAGGTTGGGCGTTTAATGCTGATGAGTACTTAATTTCGCCTGTTGAGTTAAATAAATTTAAAAGTGCAATAGAATCATATGAAAACTTGACACAAAAAAAGGTAAAAGAAATATGGTCTTTAATCGAAAATGAAAACGAGCTTATTTTGATAAGAAACTTTTTAGGCGAAAAGTGCAAGCTCGTTAATTTTGAAAGTGAAAAAAATCTTTTAGAAAGAATTGATAGTTGTACAGCTGATATGTTCTTGTTTGATTTAATTTACAAGTCAAATTCTATTTTTAGTTTATTCTTGAAAATAGAACAAAAGAGAACTATTAGGGATATACCCAAACTGATTAAGATAAATGAATTAATAACACCACAAAATGTTAAAGAGTTAAACGAGAGCTTCAACAAAGTTGCATCGAAAACAAAAAATCATCCGTTGGATATTTTAAAAGTAATACGTGACAAAGTCGGTATAAAAGAAGAGCAGGTAGAAAAAAGAGTGATGCATGAATTAGCTTCATTGCGAAAGAATAAAAATGAAACGTATGAAAATGCTTTTGAGCAAAGGCCTAAAGTTTTAGTTGTTGATGATGACCGTGATACGCTTTTTACTATTGGTGAAATTCTAAAAGAACTTAACTACGATGTAATTTTTGCACATGATGGTTTAGAATGTTTGTTAATCTTAAATCATACTGAACCGGATTTAATTCTTTTAGATATTATGATGCCTCAAATGGATGGTTTTGAAACAATTAAAAGAATAAAAACTGACCATAAAGAAAAA
- a CDS encoding response regulator, whose amino-acid sequence MTINMSNILIVDDDYKLCEVLAEELEELGFQTNATHSVSETIKFLQKNKNIDLILLDLKLPDKDGLSFLKMLKENNLDYKVIILTAFADIQSAIESERLGVCDFISKPYDFDELVNSINKALQKDYET is encoded by the coding sequence ATGACAATTAACATGTCAAACATTTTAATTGTTGACGATGACTATAAATTATGTGAAGTGCTTGCCGAAGAGTTAGAAGAATTGGGTTTTCAAACAAACGCTACCCATAGTGTATCTGAAACAATAAAGTTCCTCCAAAAAAATAAAAACATTGACTTAATACTTCTCGATCTAAAATTGCCCGATAAAGATGGTTTATCTTTCTTAAAAATGTTAAAGGAAAATAATCTTGATTATAAAGTAATAATATTAACAGCGTTTGCTGATATTCAGAGCGCAATAGAATCCGAAAGATTGGGGGTTTGTGACTTCATTAGTAAACCGTACGATTTTGATGAATTGGTTAATTCAATAAATAAGGCTTTGCAGAAAGATTATGAGACTTAG
- a CDS encoding type II secretion system protein GspD — protein MKKIIFLFVLIGLTFTAYAQIDLKDKLRGYVNPAELVTLSENIPFEQAILVISKVSEKTTGKKVLSLVGDDSPIGLEINNMQFMKALTIIVQYKNYMYEETPTSIIVKKKESEKNANLGKDVYAPVDEREVKISALMFEANVSAMRERGINWQYLLSRSGLKIGSELITIQDNPNQNQSGGTTTGTGTSTTTQNPPQFNISNQTDFTMGKFDGTVTGLFRFFEDENLGEIISMPTVSVRNGIEGMTQVGSDISIKERDFAGNLIDKFYSTGTIINVTPYIYNEQGVNYILLKLHVERSSATPGVLSTEIQKTQANTSVLLLDGEETVIGGLYVNEETVVRRGIPFLKDLPWWFFGLRYIFGYDSKQTTKKEVIILIKANILPTLKERASMEKKENVLKQQHEENLKQLEKYKPKSEKNDN, from the coding sequence ATGAAAAAGATTATTTTTTTGTTCGTTTTAATAGGATTGACATTTACTGCATATGCACAAATTGACTTAAAGGATAAATTGAGAGGCTATGTCAATCCAGCTGAACTTGTTACTTTGTCTGAAAATATCCCGTTCGAACAAGCAATTTTGGTTATCAGCAAAGTAAGTGAAAAAACAACCGGCAAAAAGGTGCTTTCATTAGTCGGCGATGACTCGCCCATCGGTTTAGAAATAAATAATATGCAGTTTATGAAAGCACTCACAATTATTGTGCAATATAAAAACTATATGTACGAAGAAACACCAACCTCAATAATTGTTAAGAAAAAAGAGTCTGAAAAAAATGCCAATTTAGGAAAAGATGTTTATGCACCTGTAGATGAAAGAGAAGTTAAAATAAGCGCTCTAATGTTCGAGGCTAATGTGTCCGCAATGAGAGAAAGAGGAATAAATTGGCAATATTTGCTATCCAGAAGCGGTTTGAAAATTGGCAGTGAGTTGATTACAATTCAAGATAACCCTAATCAAAATCAAAGCGGAGGTACTACTACTGGTACAGGCACAAGCACCACTACTCAAAACCCACCACAGTTTAACATATCTAATCAAACAGACTTTACTATGGGTAAATTTGATGGTACGGTTACAGGATTATTTAGGTTTTTTGAAGACGAAAACTTAGGCGAAATTATTTCAATGCCGACAGTTTCGGTAAGGAACGGCATTGAAGGTATGACTCAAGTCGGCTCGGATATTTCTATTAAAGAGAGAGATTTTGCCGGCAATTTAATTGATAAGTTTTATTCAACAGGCACTATAATAAATGTTACACCATATATTTATAATGAACAAGGTGTGAATTATATTTTATTAAAACTGCACGTTGAACGAAGTTCGGCTACACCGGGTGTGTTAAGCACCGAGATACAAAAAACTCAGGCTAATACAAGTGTTCTTCTTTTAGATGGTGAAGAGACTGTAATAGGCGGTCTTTATGTTAACGAGGAGACAGTAGTTAGACGTGGTATACCATTTTTAAAAGATTTGCCATGGTGGTTCTTTGGTCTTAGATATATATTCGGTTATGATTCAAAACAAACAACAAAAAAAGAAGTAATTATACTTATTAAGGCAAATATACTACCCACACTTAAAGAAAGAGCTTCGATGGAAAAGAAAGAAAATGTGCTAAAACAGCAGCATGAAGAAAATTTAAAACAATTAGAAAAGTATAAACCGAAGTCAGAAAAAAATGACAATTAA